The following coding sequences lie in one Thalassoglobus polymorphus genomic window:
- a CDS encoding serine/threonine protein kinase, with protein MVDAQNQETIIANLESTPAKSRISSRSAWKWAANFVEGTGLDFSNEINTVLSQRLKISSLILFVSFFVLYVKDLFFGGAKFGVMETPVQIFHFLALAVNGIVALRLCTNCSHLNRHLRIVEVLIFGCSTIFFLVVTYGIVVLSASRGFLYPVETPWLILIFIYALFIPNSWQRAFMVTLTMGLAPIAVMGVSYVMVPDFREIIHQSQNRGILVQSSMAMMMAVVVATWGVWTIRSLRAAAFEAKKLGQYRLKRLLGRGGMGEVHLAEHTLLKRPCAIKLIRPEMAVKAETLKRFEREVQATAQLTHWNTIEIYDYGMAEDGTFYYVMEYLPGLNIDQIVAEHGPMPASRAIHFLKQTCDALSEAHAKGLVHRDIKPANIFAAKRGGTYDVGKLLDFGLVRSDDIEFDAKLTQEGRITGTPLYMSPEQATGDDSDARSDIYSLGGVAYYLLTGEPPFQETKPVKLILAHVQTIPPKPSTIRADVPEDLEEIVMKCLSKDPKDRYQSVDELREALVATADNGIWNRQKATDWWQSNGCPKRRFLEECILHGKELPESNFAEAGFSEKTNVMIGA; from the coding sequence ATGGTTGATGCCCAGAATCAAGAGACCATCATTGCAAATTTAGAGTCGACGCCTGCAAAAAGCAGAATTTCTTCGCGCTCAGCTTGGAAATGGGCTGCCAACTTTGTGGAAGGGACGGGCTTGGATTTCTCCAATGAGATCAATACGGTTTTAAGCCAGCGTCTCAAAATTTCTTCTCTGATCCTCTTTGTCTCTTTTTTCGTGTTATATGTGAAGGATTTGTTCTTTGGCGGCGCCAAATTCGGTGTGATGGAGACGCCGGTCCAAATTTTTCATTTTTTGGCGTTGGCAGTGAACGGTATTGTCGCACTTCGCTTGTGCACAAACTGTTCTCATCTGAACCGGCACCTGCGTATCGTCGAAGTGCTGATTTTCGGTTGTTCCACAATCTTCTTTCTCGTTGTGACTTATGGGATTGTGGTGCTCTCTGCGAGTCGAGGTTTTTTGTATCCGGTAGAAACACCGTGGCTGATTCTGATTTTCATTTATGCCTTGTTTATTCCCAATTCCTGGCAACGTGCTTTCATGGTGACACTCACCATGGGGTTGGCGCCAATCGCTGTGATGGGAGTTTCTTACGTCATGGTCCCCGACTTTCGTGAGATCATTCACCAGTCACAGAATCGCGGCATCTTAGTGCAATCATCAATGGCAATGATGATGGCGGTGGTCGTCGCGACGTGGGGAGTCTGGACAATTCGGTCGCTACGGGCAGCAGCTTTCGAAGCCAAGAAACTCGGCCAGTACCGACTCAAAAGACTCCTCGGACGTGGGGGGATGGGTGAAGTGCATCTCGCTGAGCACACTCTTCTAAAGCGACCCTGCGCGATCAAACTCATTCGACCAGAAATGGCCGTAAAGGCTGAGACACTCAAACGTTTTGAGCGGGAAGTTCAAGCGACTGCTCAGTTGACACACTGGAATACCATCGAGATTTACGATTACGGAATGGCTGAAGATGGGACGTTTTATTATGTCATGGAATACTTGCCCGGATTGAACATCGATCAGATTGTGGCTGAGCATGGCCCCATGCCAGCGAGCCGAGCCATTCATTTTTTGAAACAGACCTGTGACGCCCTGAGCGAAGCACATGCGAAGGGGCTTGTTCACAGAGACATTAAGCCTGCGAACATCTTCGCAGCCAAGCGGGGCGGCACTTATGATGTCGGGAAGTTGCTCGACTTCGGGCTTGTTCGTTCCGACGATATTGAATTCGACGCGAAGCTAACTCAAGAAGGAAGAATTACAGGTACTCCTTTGTATATGTCGCCCGAGCAAGCTACCGGCGACGATTCTGACGCTCGGAGTGACATCTACTCACTTGGAGGTGTGGCCTATTATCTTCTTACGGGAGAACCACCTTTTCAGGAAACGAAACCCGTCAAGCTGATTCTTGCTCACGTGCAGACAATCCCACCCAAGCCAAGTACAATCCGCGCGGATGTTCCAGAAGACCTGGAAGAGATTGTCATGAAGTGCTTAAGTAAAGACCCAAAGGATCGATATCAATCTGTCGACGAACTTCGTGAAGCTTTGGTCGCGACGGCAGATAACGGGATTTGGAATCGTCAAAAAGCGACAGACTGGTGGCAATCGAACGGCTGTCCGAAGCGACGATTCCTGGAAGAATGCATCTTGCATGGCAAAGAGCTGCCGGAATCTAACTTCGCAGAAGCTGGCTTCTCTGAGAAGACAAATGTCATGATCGGTGCTTAA
- a CDS encoding pyruvate carboxylase produces the protein MRPIQKLLVANRSEIAIRVFRTANEIGIRTVAIYTHEDRFSLHRFKADEAYKIGGEGEPIRAYLDIPSIIALAKEHGVDAIHPGYGFLSENAEFAQACEDAGITFVGPTVDTLKKLGDKVSARSIAKQAGVPILQGTEDAIAKVEEGEKLAEEIGYPIILKASMGGGGRGMRVVREAKDFRDSFEQAQREADTAFGCADVFIERFVARASHIEVQLLGDTHGNLVHLYERDCSVQRRHQKVCEIAPAPNLDPVVRDAICDAAIKIGEQVNYANAGTVEFLLDRETNDFFFIEVNPRIQVEHTVTEEVTGTDIVKSQLLVAAGVKLSDPEIGLESQAEIRTSGFAVQCRITTENPANNFLPDYGHVTHYRSGAGMGIRLDAGSAFSGAVVNPFYDSMLVKVTARGKRFVDAAARMQRCLKEFRVRGVTTNIPFLIQLIKHPVFLDGTCTTRFIDETPDLFKMPKRRDRATKLLSYMADVIVNGNPMVTGRPVATRRTPAPLPELPIGKPIPDGMRQKLQQMGARDFCKWIGEQKPLLLTDTTFRDAHQSLFATRFRTYDLLQIADAYAHLCPNLFSLEMWGGATFDVAMRFLHESPWRRLEQMRERIPNILFQMLLRASNAVGYTNYPDNVVQGFVKEAASAGIDVFRVFDALNSLENMKVAMDAVLETDVLCEASICYSGDIMNPKLTKYDMKYYVNMAKELERMGAHIIAIKDMAGLCKPYAASKLVKTLKQEIGIPIHFHTHDTGGTQAASILEGAREGLDIADVAMAPMSGGTAQPNLNTLVESLRFNDRDTNLDSGPLDQIAEYWRVARQFYTPFEASVLPATADLYDHQMPGGQYTNLFEQARALGLADRWREVCSVYAEVNRMFGDIVKVTPTSKAVGDMALYMVANDLSPSDVLEGDRDLAFPASVLDLIGGRMGQPMGGFPEIVEKRILRGEEPLRERPGATMAPADFEGEAENLKKTLGRQPTSQETVSSLLYPEVFQQFSSHVKEYDDTSCLPTSVFFYGLELAEEVAVEIEQGKTLIIKYLGVADAHPDGTRHVFFELNGIPRSVAVADRSLEGDIVKAVKADPSNSGHLGAAMPGMVVSLAVQEDDPVLEGQKLLVIEAMKMQTTLVAEKKGKIKRILVKAGSQIETGDLLLEIE, from the coding sequence ATGAGACCGATTCAGAAACTGCTTGTTGCAAACCGAAGCGAAATCGCGATTCGCGTATTCAGAACCGCAAATGAAATCGGAATTCGCACTGTTGCGATTTACACACATGAAGACCGATTCTCGCTTCACCGATTTAAAGCTGACGAAGCCTACAAAATCGGAGGTGAAGGTGAGCCGATCCGAGCCTATCTCGATATTCCATCGATCATCGCACTTGCGAAAGAACATGGAGTTGATGCGATCCATCCAGGCTATGGGTTCCTCTCTGAAAATGCCGAATTTGCACAAGCTTGCGAAGATGCCGGAATTACGTTCGTCGGCCCAACTGTCGATACGCTCAAAAAACTAGGCGACAAAGTCTCCGCCCGGTCCATTGCAAAACAGGCAGGAGTTCCCATTCTGCAAGGTACCGAAGACGCCATCGCAAAGGTCGAAGAAGGGGAAAAGCTTGCAGAAGAAATCGGATATCCGATTATCCTCAAGGCCTCCATGGGAGGTGGCGGACGCGGAATGCGAGTCGTTCGCGAAGCAAAAGACTTCCGGGACTCCTTCGAACAGGCTCAACGTGAAGCTGACACAGCCTTTGGTTGTGCAGACGTTTTCATCGAACGATTCGTCGCCAGAGCCAGCCACATCGAAGTTCAACTTCTGGGGGACACTCACGGAAACCTCGTCCATCTGTATGAACGAGATTGCTCCGTTCAGAGACGACATCAAAAAGTGTGCGAAATCGCCCCCGCTCCAAATCTTGATCCCGTTGTTCGTGATGCCATTTGCGACGCAGCGATTAAAATTGGAGAACAAGTCAATTACGCCAACGCGGGAACAGTCGAGTTTCTGCTCGATCGAGAAACAAACGACTTCTTCTTCATCGAAGTGAATCCACGGATTCAGGTGGAACATACTGTCACTGAAGAAGTGACAGGAACCGATATCGTCAAGTCTCAGTTACTTGTCGCAGCCGGTGTCAAGCTGTCCGATCCAGAGATCGGACTAGAATCGCAGGCTGAAATCCGCACCAGCGGTTTCGCCGTTCAATGTCGAATTACGACTGAAAACCCAGCGAACAATTTTCTTCCCGATTACGGACACGTGACCCACTACCGATCTGGAGCGGGTATGGGAATTCGTCTGGATGCCGGAAGTGCGTTCTCAGGTGCTGTCGTCAATCCCTTCTACGATTCGATGCTTGTCAAAGTGACCGCACGCGGTAAGCGTTTCGTGGATGCAGCTGCCAGAATGCAACGCTGCCTGAAAGAGTTTCGCGTTCGTGGTGTGACAACAAACATTCCGTTTTTGATTCAACTGATTAAACATCCAGTCTTCCTGGATGGAACTTGCACGACTCGTTTCATTGATGAGACTCCTGATCTCTTCAAAATGCCGAAACGAAGAGACCGGGCGACGAAACTTCTGTCATACATGGCGGATGTTATTGTTAATGGAAACCCCATGGTGACCGGTCGACCCGTTGCAACTCGGCGGACCCCTGCACCACTTCCGGAGCTCCCCATCGGGAAACCGATTCCAGATGGAATGCGTCAAAAGCTCCAGCAAATGGGAGCTCGCGACTTCTGCAAATGGATCGGTGAACAGAAACCACTGTTGCTCACCGATACAACTTTCCGCGATGCTCATCAATCGCTGTTTGCAACCCGATTTCGAACTTACGATTTGTTGCAAATTGCAGACGCCTATGCACATCTCTGCCCGAACCTTTTCTCACTCGAAATGTGGGGCGGAGCAACCTTCGATGTCGCGATGCGGTTCCTTCATGAATCGCCGTGGCGTCGACTCGAGCAAATGCGCGAGCGTATCCCGAACATCCTCTTCCAAATGCTACTGCGTGCGTCCAACGCGGTCGGCTACACGAATTACCCGGACAATGTTGTTCAAGGGTTTGTGAAAGAGGCCGCCTCGGCAGGGATTGATGTTTTCCGAGTCTTTGACGCGCTCAACTCGCTCGAAAACATGAAGGTCGCCATGGACGCAGTTCTGGAAACCGACGTCCTCTGCGAAGCTAGTATTTGTTATTCGGGTGATATCATGAACCCGAAACTGACGAAATACGACATGAAGTATTACGTCAACATGGCCAAAGAACTCGAGCGGATGGGCGCCCACATCATCGCCATCAAAGATATGGCTGGATTGTGCAAACCGTACGCAGCGTCCAAACTCGTGAAGACTCTCAAGCAGGAAATTGGAATCCCGATCCACTTCCACACGCATGATACTGGCGGAACTCAGGCGGCATCGATTCTGGAAGGAGCCCGAGAAGGTCTCGATATTGCTGACGTCGCAATGGCCCCAATGTCTGGAGGAACGGCTCAGCCGAACCTGAACACGCTCGTCGAATCACTCCGTTTCAATGATCGCGATACAAACCTGGACTCCGGTCCCCTCGATCAAATCGCGGAATACTGGCGTGTCGCCAGACAGTTCTACACTCCGTTTGAAGCGAGTGTTCTGCCTGCGACCGCAGATCTGTATGATCACCAGATGCCCGGCGGACAGTATACGAACCTGTTTGAACAGGCACGTGCTTTGGGCTTGGCGGATCGCTGGCGTGAAGTCTGTTCGGTCTACGCTGAAGTCAACCGCATGTTTGGAGACATCGTCAAAGTGACGCCAACTTCGAAAGCAGTCGGAGACATGGCGTTATACATGGTCGCCAATGACCTGAGTCCATCTGATGTTCTTGAAGGGGATCGTGATCTCGCTTTCCCAGCTTCTGTTCTCGATTTGATTGGTGGTCGCATGGGACAACCAATGGGTGGCTTCCCGGAAATCGTCGAGAAAAGAATTCTTCGTGGCGAAGAACCACTACGAGAGCGTCCCGGTGCAACAATGGCTCCGGCAGATTTCGAGGGAGAAGCAGAGAATCTCAAGAAGACACTTGGACGACAACCAACGAGTCAGGAAACCGTCAGCTCGCTGTTGTACCCAGAAGTTTTCCAGCAGTTCAGCAGTCATGTCAAGGAATATGACGACACCAGTTGTCTGCCGACTTCTGTCTTCTTCTACGGCCTCGAACTCGCCGAAGAAGTCGCCGTCGAAATCGAGCAAGGAAAAACGCTCATCATTAAGTACCTCGGGGTTGCAGACGCACATCCCGATGGAACACGACATGTCTTCTTTGAACTCAACGGGATTCCACGTTCGGTCGCCGTCGCTGATCGATCATTAGAGGGTGATATCGTCAAAGCTGTCAAAGCTGATCCCTCAAACTCCGGGCACCTCGGAGCTGCCATGCCGGGAATGGTTGTCAGCTTGGCTGTTCAAGAAGACGATCCCGTCCTCGAAGGTCAAAAACTTCTCGTCATCGAAGCGATGAAAATGCAAACGACACTCGTTGCCGAGAAAAAAGGAAAGATCAAACGCATTCTCGTCAAAGCAGGTAGCCAAATCGAAACTGGTGATCTCTTACTCGAAATCGAATAA
- a CDS encoding WD40 repeat domain-containing protein, whose product MPITVECSECGARNRYPDHMAGKTGRCKTCRERIQIRRRKGSGKRKKKKSSSNGLLIGIFAALFVLILGGGAIFFLGSGEGEIDPNIATDENRPLDDNAPNSLEEPTGNANVGENKQPDSQTVSNVTQPAKESSSPSKSPSGFTPPSATETAQAEAEGLTLNRSANWSVTPDPGENTVEYEQGKPLRIKLEKNGLRGSAFLVPVAPSPYVAVHSGTYGKYHYSVYDVTTGKELAEIPTKGAPPVAALSDDGSYLAMATSGSKTIEVMDLKAKKSLGSLTVAEANKFNILSLAIWKHRLVAISNVHKGIKVWDLPSGKLVHEISGGKNFNPSYGHAFSPGGKYVAIDGDFLKKRIDIYDLDNGAVVGSIEPQGKTKVHELEALGFSSDGTQFSAIYGVHIYSGGTQKYSRMLVWDLPTGKVSADFEISPILKDQLNPVYQSRTLESFQDGRRWLVHSLGIVDTEAKQLVYSFPKQAGVDFVPSRKIMGPTWILSVLTDKGDPQLDATTFTEEVLLAGAASAAAGGFTSDAELPPLTAVDLTKAQEGIAVEQWSAVPDPLQSAAIPASIKITTSGTVRDIALARGANAVVAVRAGIKEDLDDPLITSYESTRSIYESRGLTYEKPQPLAESSELIAFDASGDEAAKLNIPFSAKLRCISPDGKFAIVEQHRTNGRLDLYELQNDGSHIVGWRPFRDATDKGHREIKRVEFIDSDHVATLSKNYQFVVWSLPDLQPVWSLKEASDFAISPGGKQLAIVRGSILGASDLAMFESRTGQGLGISPLEGALASIAYHPNGESLAIGLDTKANKTVRIYNTATGEAEEIPIPDRPHSLAWTGKDYLLVNSSQLLSRPLQAVVWSYDTKNIILPGFQTTEQLCFAQVPNTRALVRTVEVPNSGIESKLDSDRLNEKAILKPGDSVSLDVQIGNDALLAPLKSTAKDLVAKQLEAAESKVAENANISLTAELSLKSEGTANLSKIGDRTVSETVTRKSVSIVFSYRSGGTTVWSTISRVGNLDQYLVRLKPGQSAQTAIDELMLEGVNRRLANTKLPRYIFGADAGKGLGTSTFFE is encoded by the coding sequence ATGCCGATAACTGTTGAATGTTCGGAATGCGGAGCCAGAAATCGATACCCTGACCATATGGCGGGAAAAACGGGTCGCTGCAAAACGTGCCGTGAACGAATTCAAATTCGTCGCAGGAAAGGCTCTGGAAAACGAAAAAAGAAGAAATCATCTTCTAACGGACTGCTCATCGGCATCTTTGCAGCCCTGTTCGTTCTCATCCTCGGCGGCGGTGCAATCTTTTTCCTCGGTTCTGGCGAAGGGGAAATTGATCCGAACATTGCAACTGACGAGAACCGACCTCTCGATGACAATGCTCCAAATTCTCTCGAAGAACCGACTGGTAATGCGAACGTTGGAGAGAACAAACAGCCAGATTCTCAAACGGTTTCAAACGTAACTCAACCTGCGAAAGAGTCTTCTTCACCTTCAAAGAGCCCGTCAGGATTTACACCACCATCGGCAACAGAGACGGCTCAGGCCGAAGCAGAAGGCCTTACGCTCAACCGGTCTGCGAACTGGTCTGTCACACCAGACCCCGGAGAAAATACTGTCGAATACGAGCAGGGAAAGCCACTCAGGATCAAGCTGGAAAAGAACGGACTTCGGGGAAGCGCGTTTCTTGTTCCTGTTGCGCCGAGCCCGTACGTGGCAGTTCACTCGGGGACGTATGGAAAGTATCACTACTCAGTTTACGATGTAACAACGGGCAAAGAGTTAGCTGAAATCCCGACCAAAGGAGCTCCTCCTGTTGCAGCACTTTCTGATGATGGTTCGTACCTGGCGATGGCAACGTCCGGTTCCAAGACGATAGAAGTGATGGATCTGAAAGCGAAGAAATCTCTCGGTTCACTCACTGTCGCGGAGGCCAACAAGTTCAACATTTTGTCACTTGCGATCTGGAAACACCGACTTGTGGCAATTTCAAATGTCCACAAAGGAATCAAGGTTTGGGATCTTCCCTCCGGAAAACTTGTCCACGAAATCAGTGGTGGGAAGAACTTTAATCCAAGCTATGGACATGCTTTCAGTCCGGGGGGAAAGTATGTCGCGATTGATGGTGACTTCCTGAAGAAGCGGATCGATATCTACGACCTGGATAATGGGGCAGTCGTTGGATCAATCGAGCCACAAGGCAAGACGAAAGTTCACGAGCTCGAGGCTCTTGGCTTCTCCAGCGATGGGACTCAGTTTTCCGCAATTTACGGTGTTCACATCTATTCAGGTGGAACACAGAAGTATTCGAGAATGCTAGTCTGGGATCTGCCTACAGGAAAAGTTTCTGCCGATTTCGAAATCTCTCCGATCCTGAAAGACCAACTCAACCCGGTTTATCAGTCTCGAACCTTGGAGTCCTTTCAAGATGGCCGTCGCTGGTTGGTGCACTCGCTGGGAATTGTTGACACCGAAGCAAAGCAACTCGTCTACAGTTTTCCCAAGCAAGCCGGAGTTGATTTCGTTCCCTCCCGCAAGATTATGGGGCCAACCTGGATTCTCAGTGTGCTGACAGACAAAGGCGATCCGCAACTCGACGCAACCACGTTCACAGAAGAAGTCTTGCTCGCTGGGGCCGCCTCCGCTGCAGCAGGAGGCTTTACCAGTGATGCTGAACTCCCACCCTTAACAGCCGTTGACCTCACCAAAGCTCAAGAAGGAATCGCCGTCGAACAGTGGTCTGCAGTACCTGATCCACTCCAGTCAGCAGCGATTCCAGCCTCAATCAAAATCACAACTTCTGGAACAGTCCGTGATATTGCACTCGCGCGGGGAGCTAACGCTGTTGTCGCTGTTCGAGCAGGAATCAAGGAGGATCTCGATGACCCTCTGATTACAAGTTACGAAAGTACACGATCTATTTACGAAAGCCGCGGGCTCACGTACGAAAAGCCACAGCCTCTAGCAGAATCATCAGAGCTGATCGCGTTCGATGCTTCAGGAGATGAAGCTGCCAAGCTGAATATTCCTTTCTCAGCCAAGCTTCGCTGCATCTCTCCTGATGGGAAATTCGCGATTGTCGAGCAGCATCGCACAAACGGTCGTCTCGACCTTTACGAGCTTCAAAACGATGGCAGCCACATCGTTGGTTGGAGACCATTCCGGGACGCAACCGACAAAGGTCATCGTGAAATAAAACGTGTTGAGTTCATCGATTCCGATCACGTTGCGACTCTCAGTAAGAACTACCAGTTTGTCGTCTGGAGCCTGCCGGACCTGCAACCAGTCTGGAGCCTCAAAGAAGCCAGCGACTTCGCGATCAGCCCTGGTGGAAAGCAGCTGGCAATCGTTCGTGGAAGCATTTTAGGAGCCAGCGATCTGGCAATGTTTGAGAGCCGAACAGGTCAAGGATTAGGGATATCGCCCCTCGAAGGCGCGCTGGCATCGATTGCGTATCACCCCAATGGTGAGTCTCTCGCTATCGGGCTTGACACCAAAGCGAATAAAACCGTACGAATTTACAACACAGCAACAGGAGAGGCCGAAGAAATCCCGATTCCAGATCGTCCACACAGCCTTGCCTGGACCGGAAAAGACTACCTGTTGGTCAATAGTTCTCAGCTGTTGAGCCGTCCCCTGCAAGCAGTTGTCTGGAGCTACGATACGAAAAACATCATCTTGCCCGGTTTCCAAACCACAGAACAACTTTGCTTTGCTCAAGTTCCCAATACCCGTGCTCTCGTGCGGACCGTTGAAGTTCCGAATTCTGGGATCGAATCTAAACTCGATAGCGACCGATTAAACGAAAAGGCGATTTTGAAACCGGGTGATTCAGTCAGTCTTGATGTCCAGATTGGGAATGACGCACTGCTGGCACCACTCAAGTCGACCGCCAAGGATCTGGTTGCAAAGCAATTAGAGGCGGCAGAATCAAAGGTTGCCGAGAATGCGAACATTTCCTTGACCGCAGAACTCTCTCTAAAGTCAGAAGGAACGGCAAATCTTTCAAAAATTGGTGACCGGACGGTTTCAGAAACGGTCACTCGCAAATCAGTCTCAATCGTATTTTCGTATCGATCTGGAGGAACGACAGTATGGAGCACAATCAGCCGTGTCGGGAATCTGGACCAGTACTTAGTTCGACTCAAACCGGGTCAGTCTGCACAGACTGCGATTGATGAACTAATGCTCGAGGGGGTAAACAGAAGGCTGGCGAACACAAAACTACCTCGATACATTTTTGGTGCCGACGCTGGCAAGGGCCTGGGAACATCGACGTTCTTTGAATAG
- a CDS encoding VOC family protein, which yields MSDLTPFHLAFPVRDIAEARKFYGETLGLPEGRSDETWIDFNLFGHQIVTHERPNMAAAEERNHLNPVDGHDVPVPHFGVVLNMDDWKALAERLRNLGIKFVIEPYIRFEGQVGEQATMFFLDPSGNALEFKAFQDHSQLFAK from the coding sequence ATGTCCGACCTGACTCCATTCCACCTGGCTTTTCCCGTTCGTGATATTGCAGAAGCACGGAAATTCTACGGAGAAACTCTCGGACTCCCTGAAGGTCGCAGCGACGAGACCTGGATCGATTTCAATCTGTTCGGCCATCAAATCGTGACACACGAACGCCCCAACATGGCTGCTGCAGAAGAGCGGAATCACCTGAATCCAGTCGATGGTCACGACGTCCCGGTTCCTCACTTTGGCGTCGTGCTGAACATGGATGACTGGAAAGCTCTGGCAGAGAGATTGCGAAACTTAGGAATCAAATTCGTAATCGAGCCATACATTCGGTTCGAAGGCCAAGTAGGCGAACAGGCAACAATGTTCTTCCTTGATCCATCTGGAAACGCCCTCGAATTCAAGGCATTCCAAGACCACTCACAGCTTTTTGCGAAGTAG
- a CDS encoding YiiX/YebB-like N1pC/P60 family cysteine hydrolase, whose translation MEGKLIPSTSLTAQQKRKQKDRQIFAGTLLVCGLVALIVYGWAFGPAYRAYWIYKPQEGDIIFQSLPRTRLVNAIEGVSDSPYSHCGIISKQNGKWVVYEAFRDVEMSPLREFIFRGRNQGFAVYRFRTEFQKDVPATIKNVKTFLGRPYDARYRMDDEAIYCSELIYKAYENASGQQLGPLVKLGDLNWSPYQETIKYYEAGPVPLNREMITPKEMAQASQLELVFAHAMKTYQSTHSPMSPLVPQ comes from the coding sequence ATGGAAGGAAAATTGATCCCCTCAACGAGTCTGACAGCACAACAGAAACGAAAGCAGAAAGATCGACAAATCTTCGCCGGCACTCTTCTCGTGTGCGGTTTGGTCGCTTTGATTGTTTATGGCTGGGCCTTCGGACCAGCTTACCGGGCCTACTGGATTTACAAACCACAAGAAGGAGACATCATCTTTCAGTCCCTTCCGCGTACTCGTTTGGTCAACGCCATCGAAGGGGTTTCCGATTCTCCCTATTCGCACTGTGGAATCATTTCGAAACAGAACGGAAAATGGGTTGTCTATGAAGCGTTTCGAGATGTGGAAATGTCACCACTCAGAGAATTCATTTTTCGTGGACGAAATCAGGGGTTCGCTGTTTATCGTTTCAGAACAGAATTCCAGAAGGATGTTCCAGCGACCATCAAGAATGTCAAAACATTTCTTGGGCGACCTTACGACGCGAGGTACAGGATGGATGATGAGGCAATCTACTGTTCCGAGCTAATCTACAAGGCTTACGAGAATGCTTCCGGTCAGCAACTCGGCCCACTCGTCAAATTGGGCGATCTAAACTGGTCACCATACCAAGAGACAATCAAGTACTACGAAGCCGGCCCCGTCCCTCTCAATCGAGAGATGATTACTCCCAAAGAAATGGCTCAGGCCAGTCAGCTTGAACTTGTTTTTGCACATGCAATGAAGACGTATCAATCGACGCACTCACCAATGTCACCTTTGGTCCCACAATAA
- a CDS encoding BlaI/MecI/CopY family transcriptional regulator: MSRPSSVNPTPGELEVLKILWSCGECSSRDVQESLNEDGKERAYTSVASLMNVMVDKGLLKRKQQGRAFLYSAKAAKRRTLSELLSDLVGRAFEGSASQLVAHLVESGKLTQEELDQIRQAIDEHQEN; this comes from the coding sequence ATGTCCAGACCGAGTTCGGTAAATCCTACTCCGGGGGAATTGGAAGTCTTGAAAATTCTCTGGAGCTGTGGAGAGTGCTCAAGCCGTGATGTTCAAGAAAGTTTGAACGAAGATGGCAAAGAGCGTGCTTACACATCCGTCGCCAGTTTAATGAACGTGATGGTCGACAAGGGACTGCTGAAACGGAAACAGCAGGGACGCGCATTTTTGTATTCGGCAAAAGCTGCAAAACGTAGAACGCTTTCGGAATTGCTCAGCGATCTCGTGGGCCGCGCCTTCGAAGGCTCTGCAAGCCAGTTAGTGGCTCATCTTGTGGAGAGCGGAAAACTCACTCAAGAAGAACTGGATCAAATCCGCCAAGCGATTGATGAACATCAGGAAAATTAA